A genomic region of Clarias gariepinus isolate MV-2021 ecotype Netherlands chromosome 23, CGAR_prim_01v2, whole genome shotgun sequence contains the following coding sequences:
- the LOC128511310 gene encoding myosin heavy chain, fast skeletal muscle, translated as MGDGEMECFGPAAIYLRKPDKERIEAQNKPFDAKTAVFVAEPKEMYLKGTLKSKEGGKATVETLDHQTLTVKEDDVYPMNPPKFDKIEDMAMMTHLNEPCVLYNLKERYAAWMIYTYSGLFCVTVNPYKWLPVYDAIVVQGYRGKKRIEAPPHIFSISDNAYQFMLTDRENQSVLITGESGAGKTVNTKRVIQYFAMVGMSTQKKAEPVAGKMQGSLEDQIVAANPLLEAYGNAKTVRNDNSSRFGKFIRIHFGQTGKLASADIETYLLEKSRVTFQLSAERSYHIFYQLMTGHKPELLEALLITTNPYDYPMISQGEITVKSINDVEEFIATDTAIDILGFNADEKINIYKLTGAVMHHGNMKFKQKQREEQAEPDGTEVADKIAYLLGLNSADMLKALCYPRVKVGNEFVTKGQTVPQVNNSVSALCKSIYEKMFLWMVIRINEMLDTKQPRQFFIGVLDIAGFEIFDFNSLEQLCINFTNEKLQQFFNHHMFVLEQEEYKKEGIDWEFIDFGMDLAACIELIEKPMGIFSILEEECMFPKATDTSFKNKLHDQHLGKCNAFQKPKPGKGKAEAHFSLVHYAGTVDYNISGWLDKNKDPLNDSVVQLYQKSANKLLCLLYAAHAGADADSGGGKKGGKKKGGSFQTVSALFRENLGKLMTNLRSTHPHFVRCLIPNESKTPGLMENFLVIHQLRCNGVLEGIRICRKGFPSRILYGDFKQRYKVLNASVIPEGQFIDNKKASEKLLGSIDVDHTQYKFGHTKVFFKAGLLGTLEEMRDEKLASLVTMTQALCRGYLMRREFVKMMERRESIYSIQYNIRSFMNVKHWPWMKLYFKIKPLLKSAETEKEMAAMKENFEKMKEDLAKALAKKKELEEKMVSLLQEKNDLQLQVTSETENLADAEERCEGLIKSKIQLEAKLKESNERLEDEEEINAELTAKKRKLEDECSELKKDIDDLELTLAKVEKEKHATENKVKNLTEEMTSQDESIAKLTKEKKALQEAHQQTLDDLQAEEDKVNTLTKAKSKLEQQVDDLEGSLEQEKKLRMDLERAKRKLEGDLKLAQESIMDLENDKQQSDEKIKKKDFEVSQLLSKIEDEQSLGAQLQKKIKELQARIEELEEEIEAERAARAKVEKQRADLSRELEEISERLEEAGGATAAQVEMNKKREAEFQKLRRDLEESTLQHEATAAALRKKQADSVAELGEQIDNLQRVKQKLEKEKSEYKMEIDDLSSNMEAVAKAKGNLEKMCRTLEDQLSELKTKNDENVRQLNDINTQKARFQTENGELSRQLEEKDALVSQLTRGKQAYTQQIEELKRVIEEEVKAKNALAHAVQSARHDCDLLREQFEEEQEAKAELQRGMSKANSEVAQWRTKYETDAIQRTEELEESKKKLAQRLQEAEESIEAVNSKCASLEKTKQRLQGEVEDLMIDVERANALAANLDKKQRNFDKVLAEWKQKYEEGQAELEGAQKEARALSTELFKMKNSYEETLDHLETLKRENKNLQQEISDLTEQIGETGKTIHELEKAKKTVETEKSEIQTALEEAEGTLEHEESKILRVQLELNQVKSEIDRKLAEKDEEMEQIKRNSQRVIESMQTTLDSEVRSRNDALRVKKKMEGDLNEMEIQLSHANRQASEAQKQLRNVQGQLKDAQLHLDEAVRGQEDMKEQVAMVERRNNLMLAEIEELRTALEQTERGRKVAEQELVDASERVALLHSQNTSLMNTKKKLEADLVQVQGEVDDTILEARNAEEKAKKAITDAAMMAEELKKEQDTSAHLERMKKNLEVTVKDLQHRLDEAESLAMKGGKKQLQKLESRVRELESEVEAEQRRGAEAIKGVRKYERRVKELTYQTEEDKKNVIRLQDLVDKLQLKVKAYKRQAEEAEEQANTHLSRYRKVQHEMEEAQERADIAESQVNKLRAKSRDAGKGKEE; from the exons ATGGGAGATGGTGAGATGGAGTGTTTCGGCCCGGCGGCCATCTACCTCCGGAAACCAGATAAGGAGAGGATTGAAGCTCAGAACAAACCTTTTGATGCCAAGACAGCAGTCTTTGTGGCTGAACCTAAGGAGATGTATCTCAAGGGTACACTGAAGAGTAAAGAGGGTGGCAAAGCCACTGTTGAAACTCTGGATCACCAA ACTCTCACAGTTAAGGAGGATGACGTCTATCCCATGAATCCTCCCAAATTTGACAAGATTGAGGACATGGCCATGATGACCCACCTCAATGAACCCTGTGTGCTGTATAACCTCAAAGAGCGTTACGCAGCATGGATGATCTAC ACCTACTCAGGGTTGTTCTGCGTCACTGTGAACCCCTACAAGTGGCTCCCAGTGTACGACGCTATCGTTGTTCAAGGATACAGAGGCAAGAAGAGAATTGAAGCTCCACCTCACATCTTCTCCATCTCTGATAACGCCTATCAGTTCATGCTCACTG ATCGTGAGAACCAGTCAGTACTGATCAC TGGAGAATCTGGTGCAGGAAAGACTGTCAACACAAAACGTGTCATTCAGTACTTTGCCATGGTTGGTATGAGTACACAGAAGAAGGCAGAGCCTGTTGCTGGCAAAATGCAG GGGTCACTGGAAGACCAAATTGTTGCAGCCAACCCCCTACTGGAGGCTTATGGTAATGCCAAGACTGTGAGAAATGACAACTCCTCTCGTTTT GGTAAATTTATCAGAATTCATTTTGGACAAACTGGAAAGTTGGCCTCAGCTGATATTGAAACTT ATCTGCTGGAAAAGTCAAGAGTCACCTTCCAGCTGTCTGCTGAGAGGAGCTACCACATTTTCTACCAGCTCATGACTGGACACAAACCAGAGCTGCTTG aggcactgctcatcaccaCCAACCCCTATGACTACCCAATGATCAGCCAGGGAGAAATCACAGTCAAGAGCATCAATGATGTGGAGGAGTTCATCGCCACAGAT ACGGCTATTGACATTCTCGGCTTCAACGCTGATGAGAAAATTAACATCTACAAGCTGACCGGTGCTGTGATGCATCATGGCAACATGAAGTTCAAGCAGAAGCAGAGGGAGGAGCAGGCTGAGCCTGATGGCACTGAGG TTGCTGATAAAATCGCCTACCTTCTGGGCCTGAACTCAGCTGACATGCTGAAAGCTTTGTGCTACCCCAGAGTCAAAGTCGGAAATGAGTTTGTGACCAAAGGCCAGACTGTACCTCAG GTGAACAATTCTGTATCGGCTCTCTGTAAGTCCATCTATGAGAAAATGTTCTTGTGGATGGTCATCCGTATCAACGAGATGTTGGACACAAAACAACCAAGACAGTTCTTCATCGGAGTGCTGGACATCGCTGGATTTGAGATCTttgat TTCAACAGCTTGGAGCAGCTCTGCATTAACTTCACAAATGAGAAACTGCAACAGTTTTTCAACCACCACATGTTCGTGCTGGAACAAGAGGAATATAAGAAAGAAGGTATCGATTGGGAGTTCATTGACTTCGGTATGGACTTGGCTGCCTGCATTGAGCTCATTGAGAAG CCAATGGGCATCTTCTCCATCCTTGAAGAGGAGTGCATGTTCCCCAAAGCCACAGACACATCCTTCAAGAACAAGCTTCATGACCAGCACCTTGGAAAATGCAATGCTTTCCAAAAGCCAAAGCCTGGAAAAGGCAAAGCTGAGGCACACTTCTCTCTGGTGCACTACGCCGGTACTGTGGACTACAACATTTCCGGCTGGTTGGACAAGAACAAGGATCCACTGAACGACTCTGTGGTGCAGCTGTACCAGAAATCAGCAAACAAACTCTTGTGCCTCCTGTATGCAGCCCATGCCGGTGCTGAtg ctgaCAGTGGTGGTGGAAAAAAGGGTGGTAAGAAGAAGGGTGGTTCCTTCCAGACAGTGTCTGCTCTCTTTAGG GAGAACTTGGGCAAGCTAATGACCAATTTAAGGAGCACTCATCCTCACTTTGTGCGTTGCTTGATTCCCAATGAGTCTAAGACCCCAG GTCTGATGGAGAACTTCTTGGTCATCCACCAGCTGAGGTGTAATGGTGTGCTGGAGGGTATCAGAATCTGCAGAAAAGGATTCCCCAGCAGAATCCTCTACGGTGACTTCAAGCAGAG ATACAAAGTCTTAAATGCCAGTGTCATCCCAGAAGGACAGTTCATTGACAACAAGAAAGCTTCAGAGAAACTCTTGGGCTCAATTGATGTAGATCATACCCAGtacaagtttggacacaccaag GTGTTCTTTAAAGCTGGACTTCTGGGTACCCTTGAAGAGATGCGAGATGAGAAACTGGCATCACTGGTGACAATGACTCAAGCTTTGTGTCGTGGCTATCTCATGAGGAGGGAGTTTGTTAAAATGATGGAAAGGAG AGAGTCCATCTACAGTATTCAATACAACATCCGCTCATTCATGAATGTGAAACACTGGCCATGGATGAAGCTTTACTTCAAGATCAAGCCTCTTCTCAAGAGTGCAGAGACTGAGAAGGAAATGGCTGCCATGAAGGAGAACTTTGAAAAAATGAAGGAGGACTTGGCAAAGGCACTGGCCAAGAAGAAAGAACTGGAGGAGAAAATGGTATCTCTACTACAGGAGAAAAATGATCTGCAACTCCAAGTAACATCT GAAACTGAGAACCTTGCTGATGCTGAGGAAAGGTGTGAGGGGCTCATCAAGAGCAAGATCCAGCTTGAAGCTAAACTCAAAGAGTCAAATGAGAGACTTGAGGATGAGGAGGAAATCAATGCTGAGCTGACTGCTAAgaagaggaaactggaggatgAGTGCTCTGAGCTGAAGAAGGACATTGATGACCTGGAGCTCACCTTGGCCAAAGTGGAAAAGGAGAAACATGCCACTGAGAACAAG GTCAAGAACCTTACTGAGGAAATGACCTCTCAGGATGAGAGCATTGCCAAGCTCACTAAAGAGAAGAAAGCCCTCCAAGAGGCACACCAGCAGACTCTGGATGATCTCCAGGCGGAGGAAGACAAAGTCAACACTCTGACCAAAGCAAAATCAAAGCTTGAGCAACAAGTTGATGAT CTTGAGGGTTCTTTGGAGCAAGAGAAGAAACTTCGTATGGACCTGGAGAGAGCCAAAAGGAAGCTTGAGGGTGACTTGAAACTGGCCCAGGAGTCCATAATGGACCTGGAGAATGACAAGCAGCAGTCTGATGAAAAGATCaagaa gaaagactttgaagtaaGTCAGCTTCTGAGCAAGATTGAAGATGAACAGTCCCTGGGAGCTCAACTTCAGAAGAAGATCAAAGAACTCCAG GCACGCATTGAGGAGCTGGAAGAAGAAATTGAGGCTGAACGTGCAGCTCGGGCTAAAGTTGAGAAGCAGAGAGCTGATCTCTCCAGGGAACTTGAGGAGATTAGTGAGAGGCTCGAGGAAGCTGGAGGTGCCACTGCTGCTCAGGTTGAGATGAACAAGAAGCGTGAGGCTGAGTTCCAGAAACTGCGTCGTGATCTGGAAGAGTCCACTCTGCAGCATGAAGCCACGGCTGCTGCACTGCGCAAGAAACAAGCTGATAGTGTTGCTGAGCTTGGAGAGCAGATCGACAACCTTCAGCGTGTCAAACAGAAGCTGGAGAAGGAAAAGAGTGAATATAAAATGGAGATTGATGACCTCTCTAGTAACATGGAAGCTGTTGCCAAAGCAAAG GGCAACCTAGAGAAGATGTGCCGCACTCTTGAGGACCAACTGAGTGAACTCAAGACCAAAAATGATGAGAATGTCCGTCAACTCAATGACATTAACACACAGAAGGCAAGATTTCAGACTGAAAATG GTGAGCTTAGCCGGCAACTGGAAGAGAAAGATGCACTTGTTTCCCAGCTTACAAGAGGAAAACAAGCTTACACTCAGCAGATTGAAGAACTCAAGAGAGTCATCGAGGAGGAAGTGAAG GCCAAGAATGCCCTCGCTCATGCTGTCCAATCAGCTCGTCATGACTGTGATCTGCTCAGAGAGCAGTTTGAGGAAGAGCAGGAGGCCAAGGCAGAGCTTCAGCGTGGAATGTCCAAAGCAAACAGTGAGGTGGCTCAGTGGAGAACCAAATACGAGACTGATGCCATCCAGCGTACTGAGGAGCTTGAAGAGTCCAA AAAAAAGCTTGCTCAGCGTCTACAAGAAGCAGAGGAATCCATTGAAGCTGTGAACTCCAAATGTGCTTCTCTGGAGAAGACCAAGCAGAGACTGCAGGGTGAAGTGGAGGACCTCATGATCGATGTTGAGAGAGCCAATGCCCTGGCTGCAAATCTAGACAAGAAGCAGAGGAACTTTGACAAG GTCTTGGCAGAATGGAAGCAGAAGTATGAGGAAGGCCAGGCTGAATTGGAGGGAGCTCAGAAAGAAGCTCGCGCTCTCAGCACTGAGCTCTTTAAAATGAAGAACTCATATGAGGAAACACTTGATCATCTGGAGACTCTGAAAAGGGAGAACAAGAATCTACAGC AGGAGATTTCCGACCTGACTGAACAAATCGGGGAGACTGGAAAAACCATCCATGAGCTGGAGAAAGCAAAGAAGACAGTGGAAACTGAGAAATCAGAAATCCAAACTGCTCTTGAAGAAGCTGAG GGTACACTTGAACATGAGGAGTCCAAGATACTACGTGTTCAGCTTGAGCTTAACCAGGTTAAGAGTGAGATTGACAGGAAACTGGCTGAGAAGGATGAAGAGATGGAGCAGATCAAGAGAAACAGCCAGAGGGTGATTGAGTCCATGCAGACCACTCTGGATTCTGAGGTTAGAAGCAGGAATGATGCGTTAAGGGTCAAGAAGAAGATGGAGGGAGATCTCAATGAGATGGAGATTCAGCTGAGCCATGCCAACCGTCAGGCTTCGGAGGCCCAGAAACAGCTCAGGAATGTTCAAGGACAGCTCAAG GATGCCCAACTGCACCTTGATGAGGCTGTCAGAGGCCAGGAAGACATGAAGGAGCAGGTGGCCATGGTGGAGCGCAGGAATAACCTGATGCTGGCAGAGATTGAAGAGTTGAGAACTGCACTggagcagacagagagaggacgCAAAGTAGCTGAACAGGAGCTGGTCGATGCCAGTGAGCGTGTGGCACTGCTGCACTCTCAG AATACCAGCCTGATGAACACCAAGAAGAAACTTGAGGCTGATCTGGTTCAGGTCCAAGGTGAGGTGGATGACACCATCCTGGAGGCCAGAAATGCTGAAGAGAAGGCCAAGAAAGCAATCACAGAT GCTGCTATGATGGCTGAGGAGTTGAAGAAAGAGCAGGACACCAGTGCTCACCTAGAGAGGATGAAGAAGAACCTTGAGGTTACAGTCAAAGATCTACAGCACCGTCTGGATGAGGCTGAGAGCCTTGCGATGAAGGGTGGAAAGAAGCAGCTCCAGAAACTGGAATCTAGG GTGCGTGAACTGGAGAGTGAGGTCGAAGCTGAACAGAGACGTGGAGCtgaagccattaaaggagtccGTAAATATGAGAGGAGAGTGAAGGAGCTCACCTACCAG ACTGAAGAGGATAAGAAGAACGTGATTAGACTGCAGGACCTTGTGGACAAACTGCAGCTCAAAGTGAAGGCCTACAAGAGGCAGGCTGAGGAAGCT GAGGAGCAGGCCAACACTCACCTGTCCAGGTACAGAAAAGTGCAGCATGAGATGGAGGAAGCTCAGGAGCGTGCTGACATTGCTGAGTCCCAGGTCAACAAGCTGAGAGCCAAGAGCAGAGATGCTGGAAAG ggcAAAGAAGAATAA